The genomic window CGCTTCCGATGGATTGTTCGACAACTTGCACATCAGCGAAGTGGTTAGCAAGATCAAGAATGGGGATCCTCGGAAACAGATGGAAGCGTTGATCGGTTTCGCAGATGACCGAATGAACGGACGCACGGACGAGCTTCCAGGCAAACCGGACGATTTGACCGTATTGCTGTACTCGCAAAAGTCCTAACGGCGGATTGCCAAGTGACGCACACTTCGTGAGCCAACACTCCTCTCTTAGCCCGAATGATCCTTAGCCCGAATGATTCTCAGGATTCGTCAAAATTCGAGTCGCTCGTTAGAGCGAAAGAGTTTTGTGTGAATCCTTGGAGAATCACTCTGCGAATTAACCGGGTTAGCGTCGATTACCGAGCAGGATGAAGACGTAATAGGCGAGCGTCATGACGGCTTGCAGCGTTGCCGCGACGTAGGTGAGAGCGGCGGCATTGAGTATTTTTGCCACGTAATGCTCTTGGTTTGCCGCAATAATCCCATGCTCAACCAATTCCTCGCGCGCTCGCGACGACGCATTGAACTCCACGGGCAAGTTGATCAATTGGAAAAACACAACCGCAGAAAACAAGATGACGCCGAGCCAAGCCAATGGTTCGATTCGGAAAAACATACCGCCGAACAGCATCCACATGCCTGCACCCGAACCAAAATTCGCTGCCGGTACCGCCATGTTTCGAATCACCAACGGTGCGTAATGGGTGGCATCCTGAAACGCGTGTCCCGCTTCATGACACGCGACACCGACAGCCGCCATGTTGGGGCCATTGTAAACATCGCTGCTCAAACGCAGTACCTTGGCACGCGGGTCATAATGATCGCTGAGCATTCCATCGATTCGCTCGATACCAACGCTGCTGAGCCCACCACGATCGAGCATCAATCGGGCGGCCTCAAACCCCGTCATGCGCGACGGAACTTGACTCATTTGCTTGAAAGCCGACTTCACTCGCCATTGAGCGTAAAGCCCCAGCAAGAATGGAGGAATGACAAACAAAAGGTAAAGCATCATCGGAAAACTCTCGTCGAGATTTGTGGGTTGTTGTGGAAAAAGGCGCCGAAAGATGCCAAAAAGACAGCCCCAAACGCCTTGCGTGACTCATTATACGCAACTACTAGACCAAACGTTTGGGGTTTTGTCCGAAAACGGGGCTAACCTTTGCCGGAGGGGGGAAGCCCCCCTATCGGTCAAAACCCCCTATCGGACAAAACCCAGCTCAACCATCCGATTTGTTTGCATGGTCGCAATTTGTGACCTAACTTTGAGTAAAATCGTTTCGTCATTTCAAACACGATGTTTGTCGGTTCAGCTTGCTTCGTAGCAGCGATGGATTATTGACGATGACGAAAGCAGCAGCGTCGCTAGCCCGTGTATCGCCCTCTCATCAAAGCCAATCGTTTCTGTTTTGAAGCGACAAGAATGTCGTTTCAGTGGAAACGGATTGCCAAGGGATCACTCCTCCGTCATGACTTGTCACGAACTTGCAAAACGACTCGCCGACTTACGGCCCGAGTTGCATGCGATCGAAGTCGCACGACTAAGCCTTTTAATACTCATCCAAACCGAAAACGTCGAGAAATTGCTTGACGACGAAGCGTTGCTATCAGCATGGAGGAACGCCAGTTTTCGGCTCGAGGCCGCCGCCGATCAATACGCCGCCGTCGCTGCGGAACTCGATCAAATGTGCAGCTCCGGACCGGTCCAGTTCACGCCCGACCAATTGTGGGTGCTGCTGCGAGCTGTCAAGGTGCAAAGCCAAATGTTAGACCTCTACACCGATGAACGGGCTCTCGCGTAAAGGGGGCTCTCGCGTAAGGCCGCGAAAGAACAGCAAACGTCTTGTTACACAACGGAGATCAGGCCCCGTCTACGCCGACTTGGCCAATTGCTGACGAAATCGCCTGTTGGCTCTTTCCGGTGCAAAAGCCCGTTTTAGTTCTTGGCGATTTTTTCGAAACCAAGACGTCACGAGCCCTAGCGTATGCGGATAAGCTCCGTGGCCTCGGTCGACCGGGTTTGCTGCC from Novipirellula aureliae includes these protein-coding regions:
- a CDS encoding zinc metallopeptidase produces the protein MMLYLLFVIPPFLLGLYAQWRVKSAFKQMSQVPSRMTGFEAARLMLDRGGLSSVGIERIDGMLSDHYDPRAKVLRLSSDVYNGPNMAAVGVACHEAGHAFQDATHYAPLVIRNMAVPAANFGSGAGMWMLFGGMFFRIEPLAWLGVILFSAVVFFQLINLPVEFNASSRAREELVEHGIIAANQEHYVAKILNAAALTYVAATLQAVMTLAYYVFILLGNRR